One part of the Magallana gigas chromosome 5, xbMagGiga1.1, whole genome shotgun sequence genome encodes these proteins:
- the LOC105347527 gene encoding sodium- and chloride-dependent glycine transporter 1 isoform X2, whose translation MASSGQKELYKKGKNTKHDSMNETNDDNDDDVQVDLLRGTEKYHEKSEMAAGKGWGVAYYKQDYPERDLDDDVNPNDTLVQDVSSTAVLTPLDDDLVGEVKELEDRGNWTGRFDFLMSLLGYSVGLGNVWRFPYLAYSNGGGAFVFPFVLMLLLLGLPLMFLELALGQYAALGPSVVFDRLCPLFHGMGYGMISVSGIVSLYYTVIIAWCILYLFTSFTSELPWEKCHPEWASEHCYSFKEADLCHQVPGQVYYKQVCYNATVSLERNLSLLAQNVTRHPPAQDFFERGVLDQSNGIENIGVPQWKIALCLLCAWLMTFGALSRGVKSTGKVVYFTALFPYVVLVILFFRGVTLPGAADGIIYYLTPRFDKLGEAKVWSDAAAQIFFALSPAWGGLITLSSYNQFHNNCFKDSLIVGIGNICTSIFAGFVIFSIIGYLAHDLQMPIDKVVDQGAGLAFIVYPDVVTRLPISPLWSILFFVMMITLGMGSEFALLETMMTAVQDTFPQLRAKKTYVVAVVCLIGFLGGLSVTCNGGMYILQLMDNYVSSWSVFLMAGLESVTIGWIYGGDRFISDIEMMIGVRGNAFHNFFKLFWKFLSPMTLAFVFVFNLIQYKPLEFGDYIYPMWSNGIGWILSLVPIIFISTIAITKILKGPKEMSIMERVRFLLKPSQSWGPAHKVPTFDISEPDDGIISNPNFSGTVIPNFDSRDPKV comes from the exons ATGGCGAGCAGCGGACAGAAAGAGCtgtacaaaaaaggcaaaaatacCAAGCATGACAGCATGAACGAGACAAATGACGATAACGACGATGATGTACAAGTCGATCTTTTG AGAGGAACGGAGAAGTACCATGAGAAGAGTGAGATGGCTGCTGGAAAGGGCTGGGGGGTCGCATACTACAAGCAGGATTACCCAGAGAGGGACCTCGACGATGATGTG AACCCAAATGACACGCTAGTTCAGGATGTGTCAAGTACAGCTGTTTTGACCCCATTGGATGATGACCTGGTGGGGGAGGTCAAGGAGTTGGAGGATCGTGGAAACTGGACGGGAAGATTTGATTTCCTTATGTCCCTTCTGGGATACTCCGTCGGATTGGGAAATGTTTGGAGGTTTCCATATCTTGCATACAGCAATGGAGGAG GTGCTTTTGTGTTTCCCTTTGTGCTGATGTTGCTGCTGCTGGGACTTCCCCTTATGTTTCTGGAGCTGGCCCTGGGACAGTATGCAGCACTGGGACCATCAGTCGTGTTTGACAGGCTCTGTCCATTGTTTCATG GTATGGGCTATGGAATGATCAGTGTATCAGGAATTGTATCCCTATACTACACTGTCATCATCGCCTGGTGTATCCTTTACCTCTTCACCTCCTTCACCAGTGAGCTGCCATGGGAAAAGTGCCACCCGGAATGGGCTAGTGAAC ATTGCTATTCCTTCAAGGAGGCAGACCTGTGTCATCAGGTCCCGGGGCAAGTGTACTACAAACAAGTCTGTTATAATGCTACTGTGTCCTTGGAGCGAAATCTCAGCCTACTGGCCCAGAATGTCACCAGACATCCTCCTGCTCAGGATTTCTTTGA gcGCGGTGTTCTGGATCAGTCTAATGGTATTGAAAACATCGGAGTTCCCCAATGGAAAATCGCTTTATGTTTGTTGTGTGCTTGGTTAATGACATTTGGAGCTCTCAGCAGAGGCGTCAAATCTACTGGAAAG GTGGTCTACTTCACAGCCCTGTTCCCCTACGTAGTGCtggttattctttttttccgtGGAGTTACCCTTCCTGGAGCAGCAGACGGCATCATCTATTACCTTACCCCTCGTTTTGACAAGCTTGGAGAAGCAAAG GTGTGGTCAGATGCTGCTGCTCAGATCTTCTTTGCCCTCAGTCCAGCATGGGGTGGTCTTATTACACTGTCTAGTTACAATCAGTTTCACAACAACTGCTTCAA AGACTCCTTGATTGTGGGTATTGGAAACATCTGCACCAGTATATTTGCTGGCTTTGTCATCTTCTCCATCATTGGTTACCTTGCTCATGACCTTCAGATGCCTATTGACAAAGTTGTGGATCAAG GTGCTGGTTTGGCCTTCATTGTGTACCCTGATGTTGTGACCAGGCTCCCTATCTCACCATTGTGgtctattttgttttttgtgatgATGATCACATTAGGAATGGGAAGTGAG TTTGCTTTGCTGGAGACAATGATGACTGCAGTACAAGATACCTTCCCCCAGCTGAGAGCTAAGAAAACCTATGTTGTGGCAGTGGTATGCCTTATTGGTTTCCTTGGAGGTCTCTCTGTAACTTGCAAT GGAGGCATGTATATTCTCCAGCTTATGGATAATTATGTGTCCAGTTGGTCAGTTTTCTTGATGGCAGGTTTGGAAAGTGTAACCATTGGATGGATATATG GTGGGGATAGATTCATCAGCGACATTGAAATGATGATTGGAGTCAGAGGAAATGCTTTccacaattttttcaaattattttggaaattccttTCACCCATGACTCTTGCA TTCGTATTCGTTTTCAACTTGATTCAATACAAGCCTCTGGAGTTTGGAGATTATATTTATCCGATGTGGTCTAATGGGATAGGATGGATTCTGTCTTTAGTTCCCATTATCTTTATCTCAACTATTGCCATTACTAAGATTTTGAAAGGACCCAAAGAGATGTCTATCATGGAG agAGTAAGGTTCCTGTTGAAGCCATCCCAGTCCTGGGGCCCCGCCCACAAAGTTCCAACCTTTGACATCAGTGAACCAGACGATGGAATCATTTCCAACCCCAACTTCAGCGGCACCGTTATACCAAACTTTGATTCTAGAGACCCAAAAGTGTGA
- the LOC105347527 gene encoding sodium- and chloride-dependent glycine transporter 1 isoform X1, whose product MSDRKEKRSKSEGGIPPGNLGQFPNENNRSIPDIAANVPLMESARDGQRGTEKYHEKSEMAAGKGWGVAYYKQDYPERDLDDDVNPNDTLVQDVSSTAVLTPLDDDLVGEVKELEDRGNWTGRFDFLMSLLGYSVGLGNVWRFPYLAYSNGGGAFVFPFVLMLLLLGLPLMFLELALGQYAALGPSVVFDRLCPLFHGMGYGMISVSGIVSLYYTVIIAWCILYLFTSFTSELPWEKCHPEWASEHCYSFKEADLCHQVPGQVYYKQVCYNATVSLERNLSLLAQNVTRHPPAQDFFERGVLDQSNGIENIGVPQWKIALCLLCAWLMTFGALSRGVKSTGKVVYFTALFPYVVLVILFFRGVTLPGAADGIIYYLTPRFDKLGEAKVWSDAAAQIFFALSPAWGGLITLSSYNQFHNNCFKDSLIVGIGNICTSIFAGFVIFSIIGYLAHDLQMPIDKVVDQGAGLAFIVYPDVVTRLPISPLWSILFFVMMITLGMGSEFALLETMMTAVQDTFPQLRAKKTYVVAVVCLIGFLGGLSVTCNGGMYILQLMDNYVSSWSVFLMAGLESVTIGWIYGGDRFISDIEMMIGVRGNAFHNFFKLFWKFLSPMTLAFVFVFNLIQYKPLEFGDYIYPMWSNGIGWILSLVPIIFISTIAITKILKGPKEMSIMERVRFLLKPSQSWGPAHKVPTFDISEPDDGIISNPNFSGTVIPNFDSRDPKV is encoded by the exons atgaGTGACAGGAAAGAGAAAAGGTCTAAAAGTGAAGGTGGAATCCCACCAGGAAATCTGGGTCAGTTTCCCAATGAAAATAACCGTAGCATTCCAGATATAGCTGCCAATGTACCTCTTATGGAGTCCGCGCGGGATGGCCAG AGAGGAACGGAGAAGTACCATGAGAAGAGTGAGATGGCTGCTGGAAAGGGCTGGGGGGTCGCATACTACAAGCAGGATTACCCAGAGAGGGACCTCGACGATGATGTG AACCCAAATGACACGCTAGTTCAGGATGTGTCAAGTACAGCTGTTTTGACCCCATTGGATGATGACCTGGTGGGGGAGGTCAAGGAGTTGGAGGATCGTGGAAACTGGACGGGAAGATTTGATTTCCTTATGTCCCTTCTGGGATACTCCGTCGGATTGGGAAATGTTTGGAGGTTTCCATATCTTGCATACAGCAATGGAGGAG GTGCTTTTGTGTTTCCCTTTGTGCTGATGTTGCTGCTGCTGGGACTTCCCCTTATGTTTCTGGAGCTGGCCCTGGGACAGTATGCAGCACTGGGACCATCAGTCGTGTTTGACAGGCTCTGTCCATTGTTTCATG GTATGGGCTATGGAATGATCAGTGTATCAGGAATTGTATCCCTATACTACACTGTCATCATCGCCTGGTGTATCCTTTACCTCTTCACCTCCTTCACCAGTGAGCTGCCATGGGAAAAGTGCCACCCGGAATGGGCTAGTGAAC ATTGCTATTCCTTCAAGGAGGCAGACCTGTGTCATCAGGTCCCGGGGCAAGTGTACTACAAACAAGTCTGTTATAATGCTACTGTGTCCTTGGAGCGAAATCTCAGCCTACTGGCCCAGAATGTCACCAGACATCCTCCTGCTCAGGATTTCTTTGA gcGCGGTGTTCTGGATCAGTCTAATGGTATTGAAAACATCGGAGTTCCCCAATGGAAAATCGCTTTATGTTTGTTGTGTGCTTGGTTAATGACATTTGGAGCTCTCAGCAGAGGCGTCAAATCTACTGGAAAG GTGGTCTACTTCACAGCCCTGTTCCCCTACGTAGTGCtggttattctttttttccgtGGAGTTACCCTTCCTGGAGCAGCAGACGGCATCATCTATTACCTTACCCCTCGTTTTGACAAGCTTGGAGAAGCAAAG GTGTGGTCAGATGCTGCTGCTCAGATCTTCTTTGCCCTCAGTCCAGCATGGGGTGGTCTTATTACACTGTCTAGTTACAATCAGTTTCACAACAACTGCTTCAA AGACTCCTTGATTGTGGGTATTGGAAACATCTGCACCAGTATATTTGCTGGCTTTGTCATCTTCTCCATCATTGGTTACCTTGCTCATGACCTTCAGATGCCTATTGACAAAGTTGTGGATCAAG GTGCTGGTTTGGCCTTCATTGTGTACCCTGATGTTGTGACCAGGCTCCCTATCTCACCATTGTGgtctattttgttttttgtgatgATGATCACATTAGGAATGGGAAGTGAG TTTGCTTTGCTGGAGACAATGATGACTGCAGTACAAGATACCTTCCCCCAGCTGAGAGCTAAGAAAACCTATGTTGTGGCAGTGGTATGCCTTATTGGTTTCCTTGGAGGTCTCTCTGTAACTTGCAAT GGAGGCATGTATATTCTCCAGCTTATGGATAATTATGTGTCCAGTTGGTCAGTTTTCTTGATGGCAGGTTTGGAAAGTGTAACCATTGGATGGATATATG GTGGGGATAGATTCATCAGCGACATTGAAATGATGATTGGAGTCAGAGGAAATGCTTTccacaattttttcaaattattttggaaattccttTCACCCATGACTCTTGCA TTCGTATTCGTTTTCAACTTGATTCAATACAAGCCTCTGGAGTTTGGAGATTATATTTATCCGATGTGGTCTAATGGGATAGGATGGATTCTGTCTTTAGTTCCCATTATCTTTATCTCAACTATTGCCATTACTAAGATTTTGAAAGGACCCAAAGAGATGTCTATCATGGAG agAGTAAGGTTCCTGTTGAAGCCATCCCAGTCCTGGGGCCCCGCCCACAAAGTTCCAACCTTTGACATCAGTGAACCAGACGATGGAATCATTTCCAACCCCAACTTCAGCGGCACCGTTATACCAAACTTTGATTCTAGAGACCCAAAAGTGTGA